Within Moritella sp. Urea-trap-13, the genomic segment CATGATACGTTGATAAAAAACGAGATCGCGTTTTAGTTCGGCATTTTCATTAAACAAAATACGTTGTTGTTCAGTCAACTGGTCTACCAGAATCTGTGAGGTTTGCAGTTCCACTTCAACTTGCGCCTTCACCTTGCTGGTTTCTGTAAAGGCGGTATTAAGGCGTGCAATTTCATCATCTTTCATGGTTATTTTTGCTGCTGACTCCATGCCTTTCAGATAAGAAAAACCATAACCCAATAATATAGCGAGCGCCAATAACACGATGTAACGTGGTTTAATAAACTTAAGCATGTCGGCCTTTTGTCGTGAGGATGGATAAAAATAAAGCGCTATTTTAACGATTCTGCCGATGAAAACAAAGACAAGTTAAATGTAAGTCGCTAAAAATGTAAAAAATCTACGCTTAAACCAATGAACAGGTATAATGAGCGCCTGAAATTTTCTTCATAATTAGTCCCAGACAGTAGATAAAAGGATTGCAGATGTCAAAATCAAGCCAACTTTTCACGCAAGCTCAAGCAATTATTCCTGGTGGCGTTAACTCACCAGTGCGCGCATTTAATGGCGTTGGTGGTAGCCCACTCTTTATTCAACGTGCCGAAGGCGCGCGTATCTATGATGTAGACGGCAAAGCCTATATTGATTATGTGGGTTCTTGGGGTCCGATGATCTTGGGTCATAACCACCCTGCAATCAAATCTGCAGTACTTGCTGCTGTTGAAAATGGCTTAAGTTTTGGCGCACCGACTGAAATCGAAGTGATCATGGCGCAAAAAGTACAATCTATGGTGCCATCAATGGAACAGATCCGTATGGTTAGCTCTGGTACAGAAGCTACCATGAGTGCGATCCGCTTAGCGCGTGGTTACACTAATCGTGACAAGATCTTAAAATTTGAAGGTTGCTACCATGGCCATGCAGACTCGCTACTGGTTAAAGCTGGTTCAGGCGCATTGACATTAGGTCAACCAAGCTCTCCAGGTATCCCTGCTGACTTTGCTAAACACACATTAACAGCAACGTTCAATGATCTAGCATCTGTTGAAGCATTATTTGCGGAATACCCAGAAGACATCTCGTGCATCATTGTAGAACCAGTTGCGGGCAACATGAACTGCATTCCACCACAAGACGGTTTCCTCCAAGGTCTACGTACTATTTGTGATAAATACAATGCGGTACTTATCTTTGATGAAGTAATGACAGGTTTCCGCGTTGCAACAGGTTGTGCACAAGCACTCTATCAAGTAAAACCAGACCTAACGACATTAGGTAAAGTGATCGGTGGCGGTATGCCAGTGGGCGCATTTGGCGGTAAACTTGAAATAATGCAATACATAGCGCCAACAGGTCCGGTATACCAAGCTGGTACGTTATCAGGTAACCCAATTGCAATGGCGGCTGGTTTAGCGGCATTAAACGAAATTGACAAACCAGAAGTGGCAGCGCAATTAAGTGCCAGCACTAAGCAACTAGCTGAAGGCCTTAAAGCCGCCGCAGTACGTCAAAACATCCCACTAGCGGTAAACTATGTGGGCGGTATGTTTGGTTTCTTCTTTACTGACCAAGCTGAAATCACTGGATTTGAAGGCGTATTCAAATGTGACGCAGAACGCTTTAAGCAGTTCTTCCACCTGATGTTGGCTGAAGGTGTTTACCTTGCACCATCAGCATTTGAAGCCGGTTTCTTATCTACTGCGCATACCGCGGCAGATATTGAAGCAACAATTGCAGCTGCTGAACGTTGTTTTGCTAAACTAGCGTAACAATTCCACCGTTAAAAGTATGATGAAAGTACCATTTTCATGATTTAATTAAGCCCTATCTTAGGGCTTTTTTGTGCCTTTTTTTTACCTCGTAAAAGTACTAGGCAAAAATAAGTTCAACTACTTTGGTTAAAATGCCATAAATAACGTATTAAACATGATAATTTAACTGCAAAATGTATAATAGCCGACAAAAATAACCGTATATCAATGGTTTTATAAAAACTAATATTAGCGCTAAACTTTTTGCCGCACCGGCCGAAAGTATTAACAGTGAGTTGATAGCATTAGGATTTAATGAATAAATGTCTAATACTTATTAACCAAAGACGCTTGCTGTTACTGTTGCGCAAAATAATTACATAGATGAACATGGACTCATTATGAAAAAACAACTACTTGCACTAACTCTTCTTACCGGTCTTTCAAACAACGTTATGGCTGATGTTATTGGTACCTATTTTGGTGCGGACGTATGGCAATCAGGTGTTGATGGTACCCTTAGCTACAAAGGCAATGATCTTGCAGCTACTGGTTATGAAGATACTTACAACTACCGTATGTATGTGAAAGTGGAACACCCGATTCCATTAATTCCAAATGCAGCACTAAGCTTCTCGAATGTAGATGTTGAAGGCTCTTCAGCGAACGAAAATGTTAACTTAAAAACGGTTGATTTCACCCTGTACTATGAATTCCTAGACAATGACATTGTATCACTTGATGCCGGTGTTACATGGCGTCAACTGAACGGTACTTTCGAAGATGGTAGTACTGATGTGTCATTCTCAGGTCCATTACCTATGGGTTATGTTTATGGTGAAGTTGGCCTGCCAATGTTCCCACTTAAAGCGTTCGCAATGGTAAATGCCATTGGTATCACCGGCGATGTATACGGCGATGCTGAAATTGGCTTGGCTTTCATGTTAAACCCAGGTTATGTACTAGATTGGTCTATCCGTGCGGGTTACCGTATTCAACAGCTTGACTTTAAAGTTGATGACGTGAAAGCAGATGCAACAATTGATGGTGTGTTTGTTGGTTTAGAAGGTCACTTCTAAATACCATTCATCTTTTAAATAATAAGATGAATGACGAAGACAAATAGATAAACGGCGAGCCATTAGGCTCGCCGTTTTTAGTTTTATTACTTTATTACTTTATTACTTTATTACTTTATTACTGACTATATTATTTACTACTTTAATAATAATGATAACTGACTAAGTTAATTCACCGCTAAACTATCCGCACCACGTAATTTCATATAATCGCCAAAGACCGTCAATGCTCCGCTCGACCCCGTTAATGTCGAGGTCTTATTATCATCACGGCCAACCCAGACAGTCACTACGTCACGATTATCTAATCCGACAAACCAGCTATCGCGTAACTTATCGGTTGAACCGGTTTTGCCCGCAAAGTTAATGCCGGGGAACTGCCAGCTTAAACGGCGCGCGGTACCTTGCTTAGCGACCAATGTCATATTATAAATTGTCAGATCGGTATATTTACGATCAAAACGACGGTTACCTTTTAAGTCTTGTTGATAAACCAAATCGCCGTCTTCATCAACCACAGCAACCAGCGCTGTCAACTTATGGTATTCACCTGCGGTCGCAATCGTTTGATACATTTGAGATACTTGAAACGGTGACATATTTAACGCCCCGAGTAACATTGACGGGTAGTGATTATCGACTTTTTTAACGCCCAGACGTTTTAAACTTTCAATGACATTATCAACCCCAAGCGCCATACCTAAATTAACCGTTGGTACGTTCAGCGACTGCATCAAGGCTTGATATAACGGCACTTCACCACGGTATTTTCGGTCATAATTTTTTGGTTGCCAATTATTACCGTACTGGTTATTTAAGCGCAGCGGTTTATCTTCTAACGGTGAGTTAAGGTCATAACCTTGTTCAAACGCGGTTAAATAAATCGCAGGTTTAACCACAGAACCAATCGAACGCGAGGCATCAAGCGCCCGGTTAAAACCCGCATACTGGGTATTACGTCCACCGACAAGTGCAGTCACTCGACCATATTGGCGATCTGTTACTACCATTGCCGTTTCTAGTCCGGAGATGTGACGGGCTTTCTCTAAGCGCGGTAGACTTTCACTAATCGCGGTTTCTGCAGCACGCTGCGCGAGTGGATCTAAACTGGTAAATATTTTTAATCCCGATTGATCATAGAGTGCCTCACCAAACGTGGTTTTTAACTCTCTACGCAGCAATGACATAAATGCCGGCGCTTTCGATACGCTCATGTGGCCACGCGGTATAATCCCCAACGGACGCGCAATTGCCGCACGATATTCAGCGGTACTGATTTTACCGTTTTTAGATAATAAGCGGATGATCATGTCACGACGTTCAAGCGCACGTTCCGGATAACGCCATGGGTCATAAAACGACGGGCCTTTAACCACTGCCACCAAAAACGCCATTTGGTCTATGCTCAATTCCGGTACCGGTCGACCAAAATAAAAGTAACTCGCTAAACCAAAACCATAGACACCATCACTGTAATTTTGGCCTAAATACACTTCATTAAGGTAACCACTTAATACCGCATCTTTACTTAAACGATAGTTAATTAATAGCGCCATGTAGGCTTCGTTAAACTTACGCCAAAAGCTACGTTGACGGGTTAAGAAAAAGTTTTTCACTAATTGCTGAGTTAAAGTACTACCACCTTGCACTGTGCGTCCAGCATTCATATTGGCAAATGCAGCTCGTACAATCGCCACAGGAGATACACCGCTGTGATGGTAGAAATTACGGTCTTCCACTAGCAATAAGGTGTCTACTAACAGTTGTGGGTAGTTCTGTAATTCCACCAAGATACGGTCTTCTTGATTAGGTGCTTGTAAAGTATCAAGCAACATAGGATCAAGATTGACGGAATTAAGGTGTTTACCGGTTTGCTGATCGCGAATACTGACTAAGCGGTTATCTGCAAAGCTTAAAAATAGCGCCTGATCAGGTTCGGTACCATCGAGATAAGTAAAGCTTCGGCGCAATAATTCCACTTTAGTCTTGGAGACTGAAAACTGCCCTGCACTGCGTGGTTTAGCTACTTTTAAATAATTCAGTAACACCAATTCTTCAACCAACTTGTCGTGGGGTAAAAACATGCCAGGTGTTAACTCTAAGCTACGAGCATAGATCTGCGCTGGTGTTTTCCAAATAGGACCAGAGAATCGCGCTTGGATCTTACTGTCTAAATACATGCCGTAAAGAACAAAAATTGCCGAAAATGCCAAGCTAAATTTGAACATGAAAATAGCGAGACTGCGTTTCCAAGTTCGATTTTTAGCTTTACTGGTTTTTTTCTTGGTGGTTTTTCTGGCGGTCGTTTTTTTGGCTGCTGGTTTTGTTGCTGGTTTTGTTGCTGGTTTAGCTGCTGGTTTAGCGGGTGTTTTAGCGGGTGTTTTGCGTTTGCTGACCGGTTTTTTGGGAGCATCAGTTACGGGACGTTTAGCCAAGAGAAAGGGTCCTAGAAATTGCATCAAATACGATCTAATACGATAAAATAAAAAAACGTAATAAAGAATAGTTAGTTTACCCTGTTCCCTCCTCCCAACTCAACCGTTGCGAGGCTATTTAAACGACCTTAACCATATATAATTCATTGTCCGCTAGGTCGTCAATCATCCCTGGCGGCTTTACTGTTTGTTGCTTGAATCCCGTATTTTCATAGAATGCGATCGCGTTCTCATTATTGACCATAACGGTCAATTCTAGCAGTGGTAACTGATGTAGCCGGGCCCAGCCGTCAATATGCAACAATAACTGCCGCCCAAGTCCTCTGCCAATACTCGCTTGTTCAATGCCAATAACCACGGATACGCGCTGACTATCACCGCTAATATAACCGGTGATAGCAATCGCAAATCCAAGCAGCTTATGTTCGCCTGCCTCTATCACATACAGCACTTGGGCTGGCGAGTTAATAAATAACGCCAGATGCTCACAGAGTTCAGCGGCACTATTTTGTTCACCCATGGCCAAGAACGGGGTTTCGTCATTCAATTGGCAAAATAATGTGGATAAGACTAGTGCATCACTCACCTTGACTGGTCGAATTACCATGATAAATACGCTCTACTAACATAGAAGATAATAACTGCTAAGCATTAACAACTCACAAATGAGCATTAAGCGTTGAACGTTAACAGCTGAATATTGAGAACTAAAAATTGCAAATTAACAATCGCAGGAAACAGGAGTATCATAGGCATATACCCAAATTACTTCAAGATACCCAATCACCAAGGTTTATTAATGCTCGTAATCTCTAGCAATGTGTCAATTCCCGATTCAGAAATTGATATTCAAGCCATTCGCGCACAAGGTGCCGGTGGTCAAAACGTCAATAAAGTATCAACAGCGATCCATTTACGCTTTGATATCAAGGCTTCGTCATTACCGGAGTTTTATAAAGAAAGGTTATTGGCATTACGCGATCACCGCATCACCAAAGACGGCGTAATAATAATTAAGTCGCAAGAATCACGCAGTCAAGATTTTAACAAGCAGGTAGCGTTTGAACGCTTAGTTGAATTGATTAAACAGGCGACAGTGATCCAAAAGGCCCGTCGTGAAACCAAACCGAGTCGTAATGCCAAAAAGAAACGTATGGACACTAAAACTCAGCGTGGTAAAACTAAAAATATGCGCGGTAAAGTGAGTCTTTAACTTTCCTTCCAAGCCGCATGATAATTACTTAACGCCAGTTTGAATGCCGCTTGTTGCTTTTTCTCAATCGCAGTTGCAATCGGTATATCCGCTGTCATGGCATTCACCGCACGGCCACGCATATGTAGTTCATAATGCAGATGCGCTCCGGTAGTACGGCCACTATTACCTGATAGTGCAATTTTCTGCCCACGTTTAATTCGCTGACCTTTTTTCACTAACACCTTACTTAGGTGTAAGAAACGAGTACGGTATGTTTGGCCGTTTGAGATCTCGATATACAAGCCTGCATACTTATGATTAAGCACACGCGATACCACACCATCGCCAGTGGCATAAATAGGCGTGCCAATAGGTACAGCAAAATCAGTACCATTATGCGGACGTAACAATCCCGTCACCGGATGTGTACGGTTGGGATTAAAGCTGGATGATATACGATATTTACTGCTAACCGGACGACGCACAAAAGCACGTTCAATACTTAATCCCGCTTCATCATAATAAGCACCTTCATACAAGTAGGCACTAATATTACGACTACGGTTATTAATACTCACCGCGTCAATACGATTTTCACCAGTACGTTCGTCACCTATATATTGACGCGATACCAATACTTTGAAAGTATCACCACTACGTAAATCACGGCTAAAATTAATTTTGTCTTTTAATAAGCTGGCAATAAATTGCGCTTCAAATAACGATAACCCGGCTGTTTTGGCCGAGCCTGCAAAACTGTATTCAACCTTACCAATATAACTGTGCTCACGCCATTCACCATCAAGGGTTATTTGCTCGAACTCAAAACCATTATCACCCGAACGTTTATAGACCACTTGATGCGCGAGACTAATTTGTAATTCAAGGCGCGTTAACTCACCTTCAAACTCGGTAAAGACTAAGGTTTGTCCCGGTTTAATACTGTCTAATGCCAGTACGTTTAAATCCACTTCCAGAATTTGGTATAAACTAGTTTGGCTTAAATCTAATTGCGCAAAAATAGCCCCTAAAGTGTCACCCTTTTGGATCACGTAGTTAATTGTTTTTGGATACGCCTTTGCCAATTCTGCCGCGATTGATGCCACCGCTGATTCAGTCACCGTTGCGCCCTGTGCATTGGCGTCATAAAGGGGTGATTCTGGGTCATAGGTAAGATCAGTTGCCACAGGTATCGCGCTATCAACCGATGCTGTAGATGCAGTTTCTGATACTGGCTCAGATAACAGTTCAGGTGCTGGCTCTTTATTAGATTTTTGATTAGATAGTAGCGCCGCACTTGTTATTTGCGGATCCTCTGCTGTCATAGGCGCAGCCTTTATCTCAGCACTTGCCTCGACTTTATCACCCACAGGTAATAGCGCGACAATGCCCAGCAATACGCTGGTTAATAGCACCCACATCAGTACTAGTTGTAATTTATTGTTCTTAATTGACGACATTAATGAATACCCAATACTCGTTCAAAATAGCCGTAATTAGCATAATAAGGCCGAAATGGTATACCACAATAAAACAAAGGCATAGTATAGATAGCGTAAAAGTGTGTAAATCAGTTGAAAAATTTGAATTCAGCAATTAGTTAATCACAACATAGCTAGGATCTATTTGGAAAATGCCCAGTACTATGAATAGATTACCAACAATCGTTAACCAAAAAATGCGCTTGAAGCTAATCTTACTTATTTTATGCGAAAACAATTTTTGGCCGAGCAGCGCGCCAGGCCAACCGCCTAACAATGCCAGTAAGTGTAATGTTCGCTCAGGCGTGCGCCATGCTTGTCGCTTCGCAGCCCATTTGTCTTTGCCATATACCAGCAGCGTGATGATGCTTAATACTACATAGCTGTAACCTAGCCATACCAACATGTCATTATCCCCTTAAGTTCAAACTAGCTCTGAAGTCGATACCATTTCAAATATAAAAATCGCAGATACAAAAACGGCAAGCGCGATGCTTGCCGTATTAATCTACCTAATTATAACCTGCTCTACCAGTCTGTTTAACACAATAGTCGTTTTCAACGTTAGTAAGCAGTAGCGTTTACCACTGATCGGCAGCCCACTGTTGTTGCTCGTCAGCATCCATAAAGCTCCATGCTAATATACGGCTGACTTTTTGGCCTTGTGACATAGGTATCACGCGGATTTGTTTTACATCTAGCGTATTTAAATATTCTTCAAGTTCTTCGATATGTTCGCCCTTTGAGATAAGGCTGGTAAACCAACATACTTGCTCAGTAAAGTCTTTACTCTCTTTGGCCATGTCTTTCACAAAACGAAGTTCGCCACCTTCACACCAAAGTTCCGAGTGCTGACCACCAAAGTTCAACTTAGTGGTATTGGTTGGCGCTGCTTTACCTTTGTGTAAATTGATAATTTTACGTTCAGTGCCTGCGGCAGCTGCTTCCATTGACGCGTGAAATGGTGGGTTACACACAGTCACTGAATATCTATCGCCATGCTTAATCACACCTTTGAACATACTGCCTGGTGTTTTCTTCAAGACAATTTTAATGGCTTTGTTTAGACCTGGATTCGCTTGTACGATGACGTTAGCGGTTTTTGCAGCCACTTTATCAACATCAGTACCAACAAAACCCCAACCGTAGCTGCGATGACCAAGAATAGGATAAATACAGTTAGCGCCTGTCCCTATGTCTAATGCTTTTACACGTTTACCAGTCGGTACTTCGCCATTATTCATTTCTGCCAACAAGTCAGCAATATAGTGAATATAATCAGCACGTCCTGGAATAGGTGGGCATAAGTAGCCCGCAGGGATCTGCCAATTCGGTACTTGGTAAAAATGTGCTAATAAGGCAGCGTTCAAACATACAACGGCTTTATCATCACTAAAATCAACCGTTTCTTCTCCACTCGGATTTTGCGTTATGTGCGTTTGTAACGCTGGGTATGTTTTAACTAAGGCTGTTAAATCATAACGTCCCTGATGTGGATTACGGGGATGCAATGTGGCAATTTTTTTAGTCATGATAAATCTTCTTTTATTTTGCTGGAACGAACACGGGCGGATAATAGCAGATTCCGATTAATTATGGCTGCTTTCCTACATATGTTTTTTAACCCGGCGGGTCGGCATCGCTTCCAGTGGATTATCTGGCCAATAATGTTTCGGATAACGACCCTTCATTTCTTTTTTAACGTCGTTATAACTGCCACTCCAAAAACCGAGTAAATCTTGGGTTATTTGCAACGGACGTTGAGCGGGAGACAATAATTCGATCACAATCGGCACCCGACCATTAGCCACTGCTGGTTTATTCGCTTGGCCAAACATCTCTTGAATACGCACCGGTAAACTCGGGGCATTGTTATCGTGGTAACGTAGTTTAATTTTTGAACCTGTTGGCACAGTAAAGTGAGTCGGTAACTCTTTATCTAAACGTTGTTGTAGTGACCATTCTAAGCGTGATAATAACGCATCCGTTAACGGTATTTTTTTCATCTGCGCAGGTCCCGTTACGCCCGTTAAATACGGCAACAGCCAATTTTCTAAATCAGCAATCAAGGCCGTTTCACTGTAATCAACAAAGCCCAATTCAGGCAGCCATTGGTGTGCGCAACGTAAACGTGTGAGTAAGGCTTTATTTTGCTCGTTCCACGGCAATACCGACAAACCCGCTTTGCGAATACCGGCCAGTACGGCAGTTTGCTTTTGCGCTGGGGTAATATCCGTTAATACTTTACGGGATAATACTAACTTGCCTAAACATTGGCGCTGCTCAGCAATTAATTTCTGGGCTTTTAAATCCCATTCCACAAACGCCTGCTGGCTAAACAGTTGCGGTAACCAAGTTTGTAGTTCCGCGAGATCGATGGCACAGGCGTTATACACCATGGCATCGGCGCCTTGTTCGGTTAATGACAAGTCCGCTACAACCATTAACTCTGCACTGGTTAGGCTGGCGTCGTTCATCAATTTAACCCCGAGGCCGTTACTTAACATATACGGTACATCTGAACCGTGGCCTGCTTGGCCCCGTCCGGTATTATCACGACGCTGAGCGATACGGTCTGGATACGCTAAGGCTAATAACAAGCCAGTATAGGCATTAGTGTCTGCGCTATTATTGCTAGTATGGCTGCTACTTTTGATAAAACTAAAACGCTGAGCCCATTGCTGCGCTTGACGCTGTGCTTGTTTAAAGTGTCCCGCAGCCATTTGTTGCAGGCCAAAGTCTAAATCAAGAGGTAAGCGTTCACTGCCTTCCAACAAGGCGATTAAACGACAAGCTAACCAGCTAATACCCGGTAATTCATCTTCCCATGTTTGCGCCGTTAATAACATGTGCGCTAACCGTGGTGACATACCAAATGCAGCTAATGCTTGGCCATGTTTACTGCAATTTCCCGACGCCAGCGCGCCTAAATCAGTTAACAAGCCTTCGGCATAATCGACGTTTGCCTGCGAGGGTTGATCCAATAACGCCAATTCGGCAAAACTATTAACGCCCCATACCTTTAACTCTAAACAGGTTGAGGTTAAATCTGCGGCGAGAATTTCTGGTTCTATTTGTGGCTCTAAACGGCTGTGGTCTTCTTCGCGCCATAACCGATAACAATGTCCAACTTGTAGTCGCCCTGCTCGTCCAGCACGCTGGGTGGCTGATGCTTGGCTAATACGCTTTGTTTGTAAGCGGCTGACACCAGAGCGTGGCGAGAAACTCACTTTACGCTCGAGACCGGAGTCAATCACCACAGAAATACCTTCAATGGTTAAAGATGTTTCCGCAATATTGGTCGCCAATACAACTTTACGTTGCCCTGCGGCCAAGGGGTTAATAGCCGCCTGTTGCTGTTGTTGCGTCAATTGACCATATAACGGCAACACATGCAGACGTGCATTAACCAGTTCTTGTAACTGTTGCTGACAACGTTTAATTTCACTCACGCCAGGCAAAAACACTAAAATATTACCGTCTTGCTGCTGCAATGCTAATTTAACGGTTGCCGCAATCGCGCCCGGTAATGCTTGTTTAATGGTACTGCGCTTTAAATCCACCGGGTGATAACTATACGTCACCGGAAAACAGCGGCCTTCCGCCGTCAACAATTGTGCATCAGGTAGCATTTTTTGCAGCCCAGCACTGTCGAGTGTCGCTGACATGACTAATAGTTTTAAATCATCACGCAAGCCTTGTTGCACTTCTAATGCAAAGGCTAAACCAATATCAGCATTCAGTGAGCGTTCATGAAATTCGTCAAAAATAATTAAATCGTAATCGCTGAGTTCCGGATCTTGCTGGATCATCCGCGTTAAGATCCCTTCCGTGACCACTTCCAATCGCGTTGATTTTGATACCTTGGTATCGCCACGCATACGATAACCGACATCTTCACCGACTTTTTGCTGCAGTTGCGAAGCCATATACGTGGCAATATTGCGCGCGGCAAGACGGCGGGGTTCAAGCATCAGAATACGGCCGCTGAAGATATTTTCTTGCAGCAGCTTTAACGGTAATAGCGTTGACTTACCCGCCCCAGGTGGTGCTTGCAAGATAACTTGATTGGATGATGTTAAGGCCGTAAATAAGTCGGCTAATACAGAAGTGATCGGTAACGCTGCCACAAAGGCCTCTCAAGATAAAATAAATTAATCAGTAATAGCTGTATTTTACCCTAAAAACACCATCCATTAAATTTAAGTCTATTATTTATAAGGAATAGCAAAAGGAACTTACTATGCGCCTACCGATGCCAATTGTTTTATCTTTATTACTGATGTTCAGTTATAACCTCTCAGCGCTTGCCCATATCGGCTTTTGGTCAAAAACCTATATCATTACCCACCAGCTAACCAATGGTGAAAGTATTGCCAGTGCCAAGCAAATAATGTTAGAAAAAGCACGGATCAAAGCCAGTTTTGATGTGCGTGATTATCAATTAATGAACAAACCAGTCGACCTCACCAACTACAAACAATATGTACCGATTATTCAAGCCGCCTATATCAAGATCACCCCACAAAACAAACCACAGATAGTCAAAGATAAAGATGTCTATAAAGGCCAAGTTTTTGTAGTCCAGCAAATACGGGCAACTTTTGACGAACATTACATTGGTGAGAGTATGGCGATATTACGCGAAAATCTCAGTATCGAAAAAAGCCTGATCACGCTGGATAACGAGTTCGATAACAATTTGAAAAATCTCGGTGAGATAAAATTAGCGATTGCCGAACAACAAATTTCAACGCAGCAAAGCGCGCGTTTAATTCGCCAACAAGATCATGAAGTCATGCAGCTAACATCGGTACTTGATGATGTGAAACGATTGTTTTCAGCACACGGTCGCAGCCCACAATTCAACCTCGCGCAATTATTGAAAGTACGCAGCAGTATTGATACAGACGTCATCGAGCCCATTCTCAATACGAAAGTACAAACCCGTATTACCGACGTTGAAGAACTGAGTAATGGCGACGTAAAAGTGCAAGTTCAAGTGGGCTGGACACTCCCTACTCACCATATGCGCATATTACATAAGTACGTCCGCGCTGCCGATGTCACAGCGCCTGGAGGCAGCTCCACGTATTTAAAGCTATCGCGGTTTTATAACGAAAAAGAACGTGCCCCATCCGCATTATCGGCCAACATTTATCATTACCTTGCCAGTCAGAAAATTTACTTTGATGTCTCTATCGGCAACCAACATCAACGATTAGGGGTGCTGTATCCCAATGGTGGTGACGTAATGAACCATTGCAACAATCCACTCGCACGCGATGCTAACAGCCCAGATAAAACCTCAGTGTGTATCGTTGAGCAATTATTTAACGACCAAAGTATTTTATCGCAACCTAACATCGCCAACCCACTGACGTTCACGCTCAGTGCCAATGAAATTGATGGTCAGCTGAGCGTGAATGTAAAACAAGTATGGCAGAAGCCTGGCGCTGGCGATGAAGAAGATAAACAATGGCGACGAGACTTATCTAAATTCAAGTGATGGATAACAGCAACAATAACCATACCCAGTTTTACCGAGTTACTTACTGACTTAACATAGTCCTACGTATAGCTTTATTGTTGGAAAATTATTATGCTCTCAATTAATGACCAACTAATTGAGCTATAAAATGCAGTATCCGAGCCCGTTACAATCCGCGACATTAATAAAACGCTACAAACGCTTTTTAGCCGATGTCATTCTTGAAAATGGTGAAGAAGTAACAATCCATTGTGCTAATACCGGCGCAATGACAGGTTGTGGCGACGCTGGCGATACCATTTGGTACTCGACATCTGATAACCCGAAACGTAAATATTCACGCTCTTGGGAACTCACCGAAAAAACCAATGGCGATATGATCTGTATTAATACCGCTAGAGCCAATCAACTGGCTAAAGAAGCCATTGAATTAT encodes:
- the hemL gene encoding glutamate-1-semialdehyde 2,1-aminomutase, with amino-acid sequence MSKSSQLFTQAQAIIPGGVNSPVRAFNGVGGSPLFIQRAEGARIYDVDGKAYIDYVGSWGPMILGHNHPAIKSAVLAAVENGLSFGAPTEIEVIMAQKVQSMVPSMEQIRMVSSGTEATMSAIRLARGYTNRDKILKFEGCYHGHADSLLVKAGSGALTLGQPSSPGIPADFAKHTLTATFNDLASVEALFAEYPEDISCIIVEPVAGNMNCIPPQDGFLQGLRTICDKYNAVLIFDEVMTGFRVATGCAQALYQVKPDLTTLGKVIGGGMPVGAFGGKLEIMQYIAPTGPVYQAGTLSGNPIAMAAGLAALNEIDKPEVAAQLSASTKQLAEGLKAAAVRQNIPLAVNYVGGMFGFFFTDQAEITGFEGVFKCDAERFKQFFHLMLAEGVYLAPSAFEAGFLSTAHTAADIEATIAAAERCFAKLA
- a CDS encoding TIGR04219 family outer membrane beta-barrel protein, coding for MKKQLLALTLLTGLSNNVMADVIGTYFGADVWQSGVDGTLSYKGNDLAATGYEDTYNYRMYVKVEHPIPLIPNAALSFSNVDVEGSSANENVNLKTVDFTLYYEFLDNDIVSLDAGVTWRQLNGTFEDGSTDVSFSGPLPMGYVYGEVGLPMFPLKAFAMVNAIGITGDVYGDAEIGLAFMLNPGYVLDWSIRAGYRIQQLDFKVDDVKADATIDGVFVGLEGHF
- the mrcB gene encoding penicillin-binding protein 1B → MAKRPVTDAPKKPVSKRKTPAKTPAKPAAKPATKPATKPAAKKTTARKTTKKKTSKAKNRTWKRSLAIFMFKFSLAFSAIFVLYGMYLDSKIQARFSGPIWKTPAQIYARSLELTPGMFLPHDKLVEELVLLNYLKVAKPRSAGQFSVSKTKVELLRRSFTYLDGTEPDQALFLSFADNRLVSIRDQQTGKHLNSVNLDPMLLDTLQAPNQEDRILVELQNYPQLLVDTLLLVEDRNFYHHSGVSPVAIVRAAFANMNAGRTVQGGSTLTQQLVKNFFLTRQRSFWRKFNEAYMALLINYRLSKDAVLSGYLNEVYLGQNYSDGVYGFGLASYFYFGRPVPELSIDQMAFLVAVVKGPSFYDPWRYPERALERRDMIIRLLSKNGKISTAEYRAAIARPLGIIPRGHMSVSKAPAFMSLLRRELKTTFGEALYDQSGLKIFTSLDPLAQRAAETAISESLPRLEKARHISGLETAMVVTDRQYGRVTALVGGRNTQYAGFNRALDASRSIGSVVKPAIYLTAFEQGYDLNSPLEDKPLRLNNQYGNNWQPKNYDRKYRGEVPLYQALMQSLNVPTVNLGMALGVDNVIESLKRLGVKKVDNHYPSMLLGALNMSPFQVSQMYQTIATAGEYHKLTALVAVVDEDGDLVYQQDLKGNRRFDRKYTDLTIYNMTLVAKQGTARRLSWQFPGINFAGKTGSTDKLRDSWFVGLDNRDVVTVWVGRDDNKTSTLTGSSGALTVFGDYMKLRGADSLAVN
- a CDS encoding GNAT family N-acetyltransferase; the encoded protein is MVIRPVKVSDALVLSTLFCQLNDETPFLAMGEQNSAAELCEHLALFINSPAQVLYVIEAGEHKLLGFAIAITGYISGDSQRVSVVIGIEQASIGRGLGRQLLLHIDGWARLHQLPLLELTVMVNNENAIAFYENTGFKQQTVKPPGMIDDLADNELYMVKVV
- the arfB gene encoding alternative ribosome rescue aminoacyl-tRNA hydrolase ArfB — its product is MLVISSNVSIPDSEIDIQAIRAQGAGGQNVNKVSTAIHLRFDIKASSLPEFYKERLLALRDHRITKDGVIIIKSQESRSQDFNKQVAFERLVELIKQATVIQKARRETKPSRNAKKKRMDTKTQRGKTKNMRGKVSL